Sequence from the Thermoanaerobaculia bacterium genome:
TAATCCTTGCGGCTGTTGGGGCCCCCGACGACCATGACGATGAAATCGTCCTCGTCGAAGACCTTCTTGTTGCAGACGGGCGGTTTGAGGTCTTCCCGGTGCTCGTCGATCCACCGCGCGAAATTGATCGCCTTCCGTTCCATGACCGGTCCTCCCGTCCGACAGATCGATAGTATAGGCGGCGATGAACCGATCGTCCCGATCATCCGGTCGCGCCGGTAAGGCGCGCGATAGTCGCGCCGGTAAGGCGCGCGATAGTCGCACCGGTAAGGCGCGCGATAGTCGCGCCGGTAAGGCGCGCGATAGTCGCGCCGGTAAGGCGCGCGATAGTCGCGCCGGTAAGGCGCGCGATAGTCGCGCCGGTAAGCTGGTTGACGCCAGCGCCGTCGAGGCGCCGAGCGAACGCTCCGTCGTCTCCTCGAGGGCTCCGCGGCCGGTGGGGCCGTACCCGCACGCGCGGCGATTCGGAGATCTGCTCTTCCTCTCGGGCATCGGACCGCGCCATCGGGAAACCGACGAGATCGCCGAGGGCATCGAGGCTCAAACGCGCGCGTGCATCGAGAACGTGAAAGCGATCCTCGAGGACGCCGGGAGCTCCCTCGAGAAGGTGATCGACGTGACCGTCTTCCTGACGGACATCGACCACGACTTCGCCGCCTTCAATCGCGTGTACGGCGACTACTTCGGCGCGATTGCCCCGGCGAGGACGACCGTGGGCATCGTCGCGCTTCCGACCCCCATCTCGATCGAGCTCAAGGTGATCGCCGCGTCCTAGATCGAGAGCCCGCGCGCTTGCGCCCGAACCGGAATCCCATCGTGCCCTTGACCGCGGCCGGAAGCGTGGGGAGCGCCGAGCGGGGAATGAAGAACGACGAGAGGCCGACGAGATCTCCGAAAACCTTGTGACGTTCGGCCGCCCGGTCGAGATACTCGTGACCCGAGCTTCCCCCCGTCCCGATCCGGCTGCCGATCATGCGGAGCGCCATCTGCGCGTGGCGTTGGCGCCATGTCGTGAAGTTCCGCTCGACCTCCGTGACGAGCGTGAGGAGCCGGAACGGCAGGTGGAGAATCGGCTCGTCACGGTAGAGGTTGATCAACAGCGCCGCCTGAAGGGCGCGGCGCGAGAAATGGCGTCCCGGCGCCGCTTCCGCCGCTTCGCCGGCGGAGGCTCCGAAGGCATCTTCGAACCGGCGGGCCGTGGACTCGAGCCCGGCCAGCTGCGTCGATTTCTCCTTCTCGGTCAGAGTCGGG
This genomic interval carries:
- a CDS encoding Rid family hydrolase, coding for MGPYPHARRFGDLLFLSGIGPRHRETDEIAEGIEAQTRACIENVKAILEDAGSSLEKVIDVTVFLTDIDHDFAAFNRVYGDYFGAIAPARTTVGIVALPTPISIELKVIAAS